The Neospora caninum Liverpool complete genome, chromosome X genome includes a region encoding these proteins:
- a CDS encoding Zgc:154015 protein, related: MASRGSGALPSGRTQQTLETFQSVTGCTDRAGAAEFLRRHSFDLSRAVDAYFAMSSRDQKVMQQPRRTPPSHSSYGNISAVSASYGSSSRGRAAAKARADDRYRQISETFEAYAQRDGPSSAPGDAGREGDGAIEVAGLERLAEDLGVGLDDVFFLVFAFFCECAEQGRITKEEFTRGMDRSGVCTAAALREVVPQIRARLSEDKALARQVYSYAFTYSLDVGQKALPLDLCVAYWRLLLCESEFPLMTEWYDFIEEEHRKRASALSKDPWIMLFDFMHAQRSSVSLDDYDEDGAWPLVIDEFVDWARRRRKEKERERAELEGSAQL; the protein is encoded by the coding sequence ATGGCTAGTCGGGGCTCAGGAGCGCTTCCTTCGGGGAGGACGCAGCAGACTCTGGAAACGTTCCAGTCTGTCACGGGCTGTACGGACCGAGCAGGCGCAGCTGAGTttctgcggagacacagctTCGACCTCAGCCGCGCTGTGGACGCGTACTTTGCAATGTCGTCGCGGGACCAGAAGGTTATGCAGCAGCCGAGACGCACACCACCCAGTCACTCTTCTTACGGAAACATCAGCGCAGTCAGTGCGTCCTAcggttcttcttcgcggggGAGGGctgcggcgaaggcgagggctGATGACCGTTACCGACAGATTTCCGAGACCTTTGAAGCGTACGCCCAGCGGGACGGCCCCAGCTCAGCGccgggagacgcaggacgagagggagatggaGCGATTGAGGTTGCCGGACTGGAACGTCTTGCCGAAGATCTAGGTGTGGGTTTGGAcgacgtcttcttcctcgttttcgctttcttctgcgagTGTGCGGAACAAGGAAGAATCACGAAGGAGGAGTTCACACGTGGCATGGATCGTTCGGGGGTGTGCACAGCGGCAGCGCTTCGTGAAGTCGTGCCTCAAATTCGCGCACGGCTATCCGAGGACAAAGCCTTAGCGCGTCAAGTCTACTCCTACGCTTTCACTTACTCTTTGGATGTTGGCCAAAAAGCGTTACCCCTCGATCTTTGCGTCGCCTACTGGCGGCTCCTCCTGTGCGAATCCGAGTTCCCTCTCATGACAGAGTGGTACGACTTCATTGAGGAGGAGCACCGAAAGAGGGCGAGTGCCCTGTCTAAGGATCCCTGGATCATGCTTTTCGATTTCATGCATGCGCAACGAtcgtccgtctccctcgacgactacgacgaagacggcgctTGGCCTTTGGTCATTGATGAGTTCGTCGACTGGGCCAGGCGTCgtcggaaagaaaaggaacgcgaACGCGCAGAACTGGAGGGGAGCGCGCAATTGTAG
- a CDS encoding GL11864, related, whose protein sequence is MADVTEKPVEATAELAGEEDQAVPAEVPAEIQASAAEEEKPSNGEERLAKPTFVVRLRGLPWDVQEENVVAFFKPVVALENDNVLICIGFDKRTTGEAYVQLPDPGLREQAIKDLHGRLLGTRWIEVFRASEEEFQKADDRRKTVMAAISGNTDSLDASRRMNLNVVKLRGLPWSCSESEIVRFFKAEGGFEIHNDDVVLGVTGDGRLSGIAFVELPSPEVAEKAREVLHKKYMGRRFIEVYPATREDMQRAKRPVRGGFDGYYHGGFNSGPMRGPGRGGFRGGMGRGGYGGHGSPYGGGGYGGGGGYGGGGGGYGGGGGYGGGGGGYGGGGGYGGGYGGGNGGYGGGNGGYGGGNGGYGGYGAGGGGYGGYGGGNGGGYGGGGGYSPAGPHHGGMDSSNWSAQVLRLRGLPYSANEQHIVQFFNGFHMAAILPSTIPIDGRPSGEAYVQFVDAAEAFRAFQAKNGARMDKRMIELFPSSKQEMEFAAQGGDPRVFRERNRAY, encoded by the exons ATGGCAGATGTGACGGAGAAGCCTGTGGAGGCGACCGCGGAACTGGCCGGGGAAGAGGACCAGGCGGTTCCGGCGGAGGTGCCCGCGGAAATCCAGGCGAGCGCtgctgaggaagagaagcctagcaacggcgaagagaggcttGCGAAACCGACATTTGTCGTCCGCCTTCGAGGGCTCCCTTGGGATGtgcaggaagagaacgtCGTCGCTTTTTTCAAGCCTgtcgtcgccctcgagaATGACAACGTCCTCATCTGCATCGGGTTCGAT AAAAGGACAACCGGCGAGGCGTACGTACAGCTCCCGGACCCAGGTCTTCGAGAGCAAGCGATCAAGGATCTCCACGGCCGTCTTCTGGGGACGCGCTGGATCGAG GTCTTCCGTGCTTCGGAGGAAGAGTTCCAGAAGGCAGACGACCGCCGAAAAACAGTCATGGCGGCCATTTCTGGCAACACAGACAGCCTCGACGCGTCGAGGCGGATGAACCTG AACGTCGTCAAACTCCGAGGCCTTCCGTGGTCCtgcagcgagagcgaaaTCGTCCGTTTCTTCAAAG CGGAAGGAGGCTTCGAGATACATAACGATGACGTTGTCTTGGGAGTCACCGGCGACGGGCGTCTCTCAGGCATTGCGTTCGTTGAGTTGCCGAGCCCCGAAGTGGCGGAGAAGGCTCGTGAAGTTCTTCATAAGAAATATATGG GACGTCGCTTCATCGAGGTCTACCCTGCGACGCGCGAAGACATGCAGCGAGCGAAGCGGCCTGTGAGAGGCGGCTTCGACGGCTACTACCACGGCGGCTTTAACTCCGGCCCGATGAGAGGGCCTGGTCGCGGCGGATTCCGAGGCGGCATGGGC CGTGGAGGCTACGGTGGCCATGGATCGCCTTACGGCGGCGGAGGCtacggcggcggcggcggttacggaggaggcggcggcggttacggaggaggaggcggctATGGCGGCGGCGGTGGAGGCtacggcggcggcggaggctaCGGTGGTGGGTACGGAGGAGGCAACGGCGGCTATGGAGGAGGTAACGGCGGCTACGGAGGAGGCAACGGGGGCTATGGAGGCTACGGagcaggcggcggaggctACGGAGGCTATGGCGGAGGCAACGGCGGCGGTTACGGAGGCGGTGGGGGATACTCGCCGGCTGGGCCTCACCATGGCGGCATGGACTCTAGCAACTGGAGCGCTCAGGTGTTGAGGTTGCGAGGACTGCCTTACAGCGCGAACGAGCAGCACATTGTG CAATTTTTCAACGGCTTCCACATGGCCGCGATCCTACCGTCGACAATTCCCATCGATGGTCGGCCGTCCGGCGAAGCGTACGTCCAGTTCGTTGACGCGGCAGAGGCGTTCCGCGCGTTCCAGGCCAAGAACGGAGCCCGCATGGATAAACGCATGATTGagcttttcccctcgtctAAGCAGGAAATGGAGTTCGCCGCGCAAGGCGGAGATCCCCGAG TCTTCAGGGAGCGCAACAGGGCGTATTGA